In the Solanum pennellii chromosome 5, SPENNV200 genome, one interval contains:
- the LOC107020246 gene encoding uncharacterized protein LOC107020246, with product MKASNINISRMFRIRAFNQKHTCPLKDRVYSQRHVTSNLIGGIVKPKFVDHKRKYTPADIRKDVKIDLGVDVNYMKAWRAREKALKALRGTPAASYAKLPAYLYMMDITYPGSHIRMKKSTNNEFLYLFVALNTFIQGFNHCRPVVVVDGSHLRGPYNGTFVAASTTDGAGHIFPLAYGIIDSENDAAWTWFFEQLKEAYGERSNMCVVSDRNESIIKAVTNVYSNVPHYACMWHLWNNVQKKFRKSHEKLSGVFYTMAKACTKNEFDMLMDTVEKEDIRVKEYLDLAGYEKWALCYAQVHRGWHMTSNIAESINAALVSARELPIFEFLEEVRLLFGRWNHDYKKEATCTFTSLIGKYHDILTDNEALSTSMTVVPSTEYVHNVNDDGRYFVVCLKEKTCICGRFQYEEIPCEHAWAVLKWKSLPPDEYCSDLYKPKTMLKTYNMPIHPLPDVKAWLIPNSVIADDVLPPKFKRPPGRPKGKPRKKTARELSRIKGKNTCSTCGMAGHNRRSCRNKPKDI from the exons ATGAAGGCCTCTAATATCAACATATCTCGAATGTTCAGAATTCGAGCATTCAACCAAAAGCATACATGTCCTTTAAAAGATAGAGTTTATTCGCAAAGACATGTAACTAGCAATTTAATAGGAGGGATTGTGAAACCTAAATTTGTAGATCATAAACGTAAATATACACCAGCTGATATAAGAAAGGATGTTAAGATTGATCTAGGAGTTGATGTTAACTATATGAAGGCTTGGAGGGCCAGGGAGAAAGCATTGAAAGCTTTGAGGGGTACACCAGCTGCATCATATGCAAAGTTACCTGCATATTTGTATATGATGGATATCACTTATCCGGGGTCTCATATACGTATGAAAAAGAGTACGAATAATGAGTTCTTGTATCTATTTGTTGCATTGAATACATTTATCCAAGGATTCAATCATTGTAGACCAGTAGTCGTGGTGGATGGTAGTCATCTGAGAGGTCCATATAATGGTACATTTGTTGCAGCAAGCACGACAGATGGCGcag GACATATATTTCCACTTGCATATGGTATTATCGATTCTGAAAATGATGCTGCGTGGACTTGGTTTTTTGAGCAACTTAAAGAAGCATACGGTGAGAGGAGTAACATGTGTGTTGTGTCTGATAGAAATGAGAGCATTATAAAGGCTGTTACAAATGTATACAGTAATGTCCCACACTATGCTTGTATGTGGCATTTATGGAATAACGTTCAGAAAAAGTTTAGAAAATCTCATGAGAAGTTATCTGGTGTATTCTATACAATGGCAAAAGCTTGCACAAAGAATGAATTTGATATGTTAATGGATACTGTAGAAAAAGAAGATATAAGAGTGAAAGAGTATTTGGATTTAGCTGGATATGAAAAATGGGCTCTTTGTTATGCACAAGTACATAGAGGATGGCACATGACATCAAATATTGCTGAGAGTATAAATGCAGCACTTGTTTCAGCTAGAGAATTGCCTATTTTTGAATTTCTCGAAGAGGTAAGGCTATTATTTGGAAGGTGGAATCATGACTACAAGAAGGAGGCAACCTGCACATTCACATCATTGATTGGAAAATACCATGACATACTAACAGACAATGAAGCATTGAGCACAAGTATGACG GTTGTACCGTCAACGGAATATGTGCACAATGTTAATGATGATGGGAGATATTTTGTAGTCTgtctaaaagaaaaaacttgCATCTGTGGAAGATTTCAGTACGAGGAAATACCTTGTGAACATGCTTGGGCGGTATTGAAATGGAAGAGTCTACCACCAGATGAATATTGCTCGGATTTATACAAACCAAAGACAATGTTGAAGACATATAATATGCCTATACATCCTTTACCGGATGTAAAGGCATGGTTGATTCCGAATAGCGTTATTGCTGATGACGTATTACCTCCAAAATTTAAAAGACCTCCTGGCAGGCCAAAGGGTAAGCCTCGGAAAAAAACAGCAAGAGAGTTATCGAGGATTAAGGGGAAAAATACATGTAGCACATGTGGAATGGCAGGTCACAATAGGCGTTCGTGTAGAAATAAGCCAAAAGATATTTAA